A single region of the Hyphomicrobiales bacterium genome encodes:
- the crcB gene encoding putative fluoride ion transporter CrcB 2 (Evidence 3 : Putative function from multiple computational evidences), whose translation MTALDFAWVGLGGGLGSVLRWAIGRMVGERYHGGFPLATFLINTSGAFVIGYLSVMLGVYWRDRYSTALVAALLTGGLGGYTTFSSMQLDAAKLAAKAPLQAFVYLALSVVTGLAAAALGAGLANLVG comes from the coding sequence ATGACAGCTCTCGATTTTGCCTGGGTTGGCCTCGGCGGCGGCCTTGGCTCGGTCCTGAGATGGGCAATCGGTCGGATGGTCGGGGAGCGCTATCACGGCGGCTTCCCGCTCGCGACTTTCCTGATCAATACCTCCGGGGCTTTTGTCATTGGCTATCTATCGGTCATGCTCGGCGTCTACTGGCGTGACCGCTACAGCACGGCGCTGGTTGCCGCTCTCCTGACAGGCGGGCTCGGCGGATATACGACCTTCAGCAGCATGCAGCTGGACGCGGCCAAGCTCGCTGCGAAAGCCCCGCTTCAGGCTTTCGTCTACCTCGCTCTGTCCGTGGTGACTGGCCTCGCCGCTGCGGCGCTAGGCGCCGGGCTGGCGAATTTGGTGGGATGA
- a CDS encoding conserved membrane hypothetical protein (Evidence 4 : Unknown function but conserved in other organisms): MPFETRHFINIHGLAITVIAITLAVGSYWSFYPGLMTSDSVDQLGQARAFAFSDWHPPVMALIWHFTDRLISGPAGLFTLICGLYWLGFWLMAMRLGQSQPLLGYVIVLAGISPMLIAVPAMLWKDSLVFACFLPAAALLAASASRGRPWRLVLIAIALFLLLIGSLARHNAMLAAAPLIMLGVWHLPPRRTTRARHVGAISLRLAIITLATVATTSFAGWLLNRQILDTRPTKVVNALMAFDIVGIAARTGTNGLPGAWSDDENQRIIHSCYEPRAWDSLAWGRCSFVVKRLRADGHWQQGLMRPWITAIADHPGAYLRHRLAHTRQLLQPLIAVPPTPDPAAAAAFGFPANGGLHWIHGMVARASNTPIIGDLMRGGLWIIIGMVACAAACLRGLDRWMARDAALLSISGVLYGLPLAIVGVATEFRYFYWTIGSILIAVLMVAADRLKEMSASRASSPVSEPDQLPTPAEPHRA, from the coding sequence ATGCCATTCGAAACAAGACACTTCATAAATATACACGGCTTAGCCATAACGGTGATTGCCATCACTTTAGCCGTGGGGAGCTATTGGTCTTTCTACCCCGGCTTGATGACCAGCGATTCAGTCGACCAGTTGGGGCAGGCTCGCGCCTTTGCCTTCTCGGATTGGCATCCGCCTGTCATGGCATTGATCTGGCATTTTACGGATCGCCTGATCTCTGGTCCCGCCGGCCTGTTCACACTGATCTGCGGCCTCTACTGGCTCGGCTTCTGGCTCATGGCCATGCGCCTCGGCCAATCGCAGCCACTCCTCGGCTATGTCATCGTTCTCGCGGGCATTTCACCGATGCTGATCGCGGTCCCGGCTATGCTGTGGAAGGACTCTCTCGTCTTTGCATGCTTCCTGCCGGCCGCGGCCCTGCTCGCCGCATCGGCATCGCGCGGGAGACCGTGGCGGCTTGTCCTGATAGCGATCGCGCTTTTCCTGCTCCTGATCGGCAGCCTTGCGCGCCATAATGCCATGCTGGCGGCAGCGCCTCTGATCATGCTCGGCGTTTGGCATCTGCCCCCTCGGCGGACTACCCGCGCGAGGCATGTCGGAGCGATCTCGCTGCGGCTTGCCATCATCACGCTTGCAACGGTCGCCACCACGTCATTCGCCGGGTGGCTGCTCAACCGCCAGATTCTCGATACGCGGCCGACGAAGGTCGTCAATGCATTGATGGCCTTCGACATCGTCGGCATCGCGGCACGAACGGGCACGAATGGACTGCCGGGAGCGTGGAGCGACGATGAGAATCAGCGCATCATCCATTCCTGCTACGAGCCCCGCGCGTGGGACAGTCTGGCCTGGGGCCGTTGCTCCTTCGTCGTGAAGCGGCTTCGAGCGGATGGCCATTGGCAACAAGGGCTCATGCGCCCGTGGATCACGGCCATAGCCGATCACCCCGGCGCCTATCTCCGGCATCGCCTCGCCCATACACGCCAGCTGCTACAACCGCTCATCGCGGTGCCCCCGACACCCGATCCGGCGGCGGCGGCGGCCTTCGGCTTCCCCGCCAATGGCGGCCTCCACTGGATCCACGGCATGGTCGCAAGAGCAAGTAACACGCCGATCATCGGGGATCTCATGCGAGGCGGCCTCTGGATCATCATCGGTATGGTGGCATGCGCCGCGGCTTGCCTGCGCGGTCTGGACCGTTGGATGGCTCGCGATGCCGCTCTGCTATCGATTTCGGGCGTACTCTATGGCCTGCCCCTCGCTATTGTCGGTGTTGCAACCGAGTTCCGTTATTTCTACTGGACAATCGGATCGATCCTGATCGCAGTGCTGATGGTGGCTGCGGACCGGCTGAAGGAAATGTCGGCTAGTCGGGCCAGCTCTCCGGTCAGCGAACCCGATCAGCTTCCAACTCCCGCGGAACCACACCGCGCTTGA
- a CDS encoding Membrane protein YfhO — MASIASIRSLVMPMSQLPMYHSPTPHSPVPSSPTSDMPAPRFPSPPASIGWTRETTIRTLTIIFAFWLVTALVWPLTGAVVPWDSKNHFYPMLRYLGASLEAGEWPLWNPYHFSGYPSVADPQSLLFTPSMVLFGWLMPQASMQLFDIAVYAHFLPGALGIVGLFKRRGWHPAGAIVTVMIYILGGSASARLQHTGMIFSYGYFPLALFLLESSLGRRSYVRAVAFGVIASLMALGRDQVAYLFCLALIGSVVYQIATAQAPLAYLRSRIGLLAVMAATGGALLAVPALLTIQFLSDSNRPMIDFATAGMGSLPPQSLATAIFGNIFGSLNLTYDYWGPGPHTLPEGTWTDRAIDYLFIGTVPAMLILWHGIGGGRLLSREFRFFLFVGIGALIYALGYYTPVFELFYRYIPGVDLYRRPADATFMLNFAFAMAAGYLVHRFMAEGVPKRADVERNPASPLLVVLAVGLTAAAIINASRFAIAAGKLPEAMIQIGLGAFIAFIAAALIIAGRRPAMRVYACAALIAITGGDLILRNAASALNAEPRERYAVFEQLPSDQLRGLQVLTRELAARHAEGARPRVEILGLQGAWQNASMVLGLEDTLGYNPLRIADYERAVGPGENAADASLRQFPITFRNYRSRLASLLGLEYIVLDRPVEKMPSQFPHLPQARLIYGAGTMWIYKMPPRTPRAYLATRLVPVESERVLKEQGLPDLEHSDEALIDVADIKDLNNRYGLGDVSETQEPPSGKAIITRYRRNSVRIRVVTDKPAMLVLHDIYYPGWQVTVDGEEKPIRRANLLFRAVEVPAGRHMVEFRYEPLSLHNLATAAADLLEDKERAPR, encoded by the coding sequence ATGGCCTCTATAGCAAGCATCCGCAGCCTGGTCATGCCCATGTCCCAATTGCCCATGTACCACTCGCCCACGCCCCACTCGCCTGTGCCTAGCTCGCCCACATCCGATATGCCGGCTCCCCGCTTCCCCTCGCCTCCGGCGTCGATCGGCTGGACGCGTGAGACCACGATCCGCACCCTCACCATCATATTTGCCTTCTGGCTGGTGACGGCGCTGGTCTGGCCGCTCACCGGCGCGGTCGTGCCGTGGGATTCGAAGAACCACTTCTACCCCATGCTGCGCTACCTCGGCGCGTCCCTCGAAGCCGGCGAGTGGCCGCTGTGGAACCCCTACCATTTCAGCGGCTACCCTTCGGTTGCTGATCCCCAGTCGCTCTTGTTCACCCCGTCCATGGTGCTGTTCGGCTGGCTCATGCCCCAGGCATCGATGCAGCTCTTCGACATCGCCGTCTATGCGCATTTCCTCCCGGGCGCGCTCGGCATCGTCGGGCTGTTCAAGCGCAGAGGCTGGCATCCAGCCGGCGCCATTGTCACGGTCATGATCTATATCCTCGGCGGCTCGGCGTCGGCACGCCTGCAGCATACGGGGATGATCTTCTCTTACGGTTATTTCCCACTGGCGCTCTTTCTTCTGGAAAGCTCGCTCGGCCGCCGCTCCTACGTCAGAGCTGTCGCTTTCGGCGTCATCGCCTCGCTCATGGCGCTCGGACGCGACCAGGTTGCCTATCTCTTCTGCCTCGCGCTGATCGGCAGCGTGGTCTACCAGATCGCAACCGCGCAGGCGCCGCTCGCCTATCTGCGCAGCCGCATCGGCCTCCTCGCCGTCATGGCAGCGACGGGAGGCGCCCTCCTCGCGGTGCCCGCCCTCCTGACAATCCAGTTTCTCTCGGATTCCAACCGCCCGATGATCGATTTCGCGACAGCGGGCATGGGGTCGCTCCCCCCGCAGAGCCTCGCGACGGCGATCTTCGGAAATATCTTCGGCTCCCTCAACCTGACCTATGACTATTGGGGACCGGGACCGCATACGCTGCCCGAAGGGACGTGGACGGACCGGGCGATCGACTATCTGTTCATCGGCACCGTGCCGGCCATGCTTATTCTCTGGCACGGCATCGGGGGCGGCCGCCTGCTTTCCCGCGAGTTCCGCTTCTTCCTCTTCGTCGGCATCGGCGCCCTTATCTATGCGCTCGGCTACTACACCCCGGTGTTCGAGCTGTTCTACCGCTATATACCGGGTGTCGATCTCTACCGGCGGCCGGCTGACGCAACGTTCATGCTGAACTTTGCCTTCGCCATGGCGGCTGGCTATCTCGTTCATCGCTTCATGGCGGAAGGGGTGCCGAAGCGCGCGGATGTCGAGCGCAATCCGGCCAGCCCTCTTCTCGTTGTGCTTGCCGTGGGGCTGACGGCGGCCGCCATCATCAATGCGAGCCGTTTCGCGATTGCCGCCGGCAAGCTGCCGGAAGCGATGATCCAGATCGGCCTCGGCGCCTTCATCGCCTTCATCGCGGCGGCTCTCATCATCGCCGGACGACGGCCCGCCATGCGCGTCTACGCCTGCGCGGCGCTGATCGCCATCACGGGCGGCGACCTCATCCTGCGCAACGCCGCATCGGCTCTCAATGCGGAGCCGCGTGAGCGCTATGCGGTGTTCGAGCAGCTGCCCTCCGACCAGCTCCGGGGGCTTCAGGTGCTGACGCGGGAACTCGCGGCCCGCCATGCGGAGGGCGCCCGTCCGCGCGTCGAGATCCTCGGCCTCCAGGGCGCCTGGCAGAACGCCTCGATGGTGCTGGGGCTTGAAGACACGCTCGGCTACAACCCGCTGCGCATTGCCGACTACGAGCGCGCCGTCGGCCCCGGGGAGAATGCCGCCGACGCGAGCCTGCGCCAGTTTCCTATCACTTTCCGCAACTATCGCTCGCGGCTCGCCTCGCTGCTCGGCCTCGAGTACATCGTTCTCGACCGTCCCGTCGAGAAAATGCCGTCCCAGTTCCCGCATCTGCCGCAAGCCAGGCTGATCTATGGCGCGGGAACGATGTGGATCTACAAGATGCCGCCGCGCACGCCACGTGCCTATCTGGCAACGCGGCTCGTGCCGGTGGAAAGCGAACGCGTGCTCAAGGAACAGGGCCTGCCCGATCTCGAGCACAGCGACGAAGCTCTCATCGACGTGGCCGACATCAAGGATCTCAACAACCGCTACGGCCTCGGCGACGTGTCGGAAACTCAGGAGCCCCCGAGCGGCAAGGCGATCATCACCCGCTATCGTCGCAACAGCGTGCGCATCCGCGTGGTCACCGACAAGCCGGCGATGCTGGTGTTGCACGACATCTATTATCCGGGCTGGCAGGTCACGGTCGATGGCGAGGAAAAGCCGATCCGGCGCGCCAATCTTCTGTTCCGTGCCGTAGAGGTGCCTGCCGGCCGCCACATGGTCGAGTTCAGGTACGAGCCCTTGTCGCTCCATAATCTCGCCACAGCAGCAGCCGACCTATTGGAAGACAAGGAACGCGCGCCGCGATGA
- a CDS encoding conserved hypothetical protein (Evidence 4 : Unknown function but conserved in other organisms) — MNPRVLMTGGLAGGLGDSNRRPTAAPSRYAVAARWIPAALLPLAAALVTPALGQVPAPQAHPPLPPGLPPATLTAPPVPPAAMAPLDHPAANSLITVSAKLATGDAPIRSGLIWRIYRLGPDGAAPELVARADDATSHFELPPGTYMLHASYGFASAMRRVTLRNAPLDETLTVNAGALKVSGTIGDIAIPVSKLTFSVYLPVGNDAEGRLVVADAKPGDLIRLPEGAYHIVSTYGDSNAIMRSDLRVEAGKLTEATINHRAATVTLKLVNTAGGEAFAGTAFSVLTPGGDVIREAIGAFPSLVLAEGDYVLIARHDGQVYTREFKVDSGADRDIEIVAR, encoded by the coding sequence ATGAATCCGCGCGTACTCATGACTGGCGGCCTCGCAGGCGGGCTGGGAGACAGTAACAGGCGTCCTACGGCCGCCCCGTCGCGATATGCCGTGGCCGCGCGATGGATCCCGGCAGCTCTCCTTCCGCTTGCTGCGGCTTTGGTCACGCCGGCCTTGGGGCAGGTCCCCGCGCCACAGGCACATCCGCCCCTGCCCCCGGGACTGCCTCCCGCGACCCTCACAGCGCCGCCGGTGCCGCCGGCCGCGATGGCGCCACTCGATCACCCCGCGGCCAATAGCCTGATCACGGTGAGCGCCAAGTTGGCAACGGGCGATGCCCCGATCCGCTCCGGCCTGATCTGGCGGATATACCGGCTTGGCCCCGATGGCGCGGCCCCCGAACTGGTGGCCCGCGCGGACGATGCCACAAGCCATTTTGAACTGCCGCCCGGCACTTATATGCTGCACGCCTCCTATGGTTTCGCCAGCGCCATGCGCCGCGTCACGCTGCGGAACGCGCCACTCGACGAGACTTTGACGGTCAATGCGGGAGCGCTGAAGGTTTCCGGCACCATCGGCGACATCGCGATTCCCGTGTCGAAGCTGACGTTCTCGGTCTATCTGCCGGTCGGCAACGATGCCGAGGGTCGTCTGGTGGTCGCGGATGCAAAGCCTGGCGATCTGATCCGGCTGCCGGAGGGCGCCTACCACATCGTCTCCACATATGGCGACAGCAACGCGATCATGCGCAGCGACCTGCGCGTCGAGGCGGGCAAGCTCACGGAGGCCACGATCAACCATCGCGCGGCCACCGTCACGCTGAAGCTCGTGAACACCGCCGGGGGCGAGGCTTTTGCAGGCACCGCCTTCAGCGTTCTGACACCGGGTGGCGACGTGATCCGCGAGGCGATCGGCGCATTTCCCTCGCTCGTGCTGGCCGAGGGCGACTATGTGCTCATCGCCCGGCATGATGGCCAAGTCTATACGCGCGAGTTCAAGGTCGACAGCGGCGCCGATCGCGATATCGAAATCGTCGCGCGCTGA
- the crcB gene encoding putative fluoride ion transporter CrcB (Evidence 3 : Putative function from multiple computational evidences) yields MINTVILVFVGGALGAIIRELLMLGTPHLADNFPLDIFVANIVAAFLLGLAAALHARKVISDDTNTLVGTGVMGGLSTFSSFVYGAVVLMGASTQSAVVAVVYVLVSVVVGYGALVLGMKCGAGRHS; encoded by the coding sequence ATGATCAATACTGTCATCCTGGTCTTCGTCGGTGGTGCTTTAGGCGCAATCATCCGCGAGCTTTTGATGCTCGGAACGCCACATCTGGCCGACAATTTCCCCCTCGATATCTTCGTCGCCAACATTGTGGCGGCCTTTCTCCTTGGACTTGCTGCGGCATTGCACGCCCGAAAGGTCATCAGCGACGATACCAATACCCTCGTCGGGACTGGTGTCATGGGGGGCTTGTCCACATTCTCGAGTTTTGTTTACGGCGCCGTCGTCCTGATGGGCGCATCCACGCAATCCGCGGTGGTCGCGGTGGTCTATGTTCTGGTCAGTGTTGTCGTTGGTTATGGCGCGCTGGTTTTGGGTATGAAATGCGGTGCAGGCCGGCATAGCTGA
- a CDS encoding conserved hypothetical protein (Evidence 4 : Unknown function but conserved in other organisms), which yields MQGYDRFRAGGIQFTRLKRWQVWLAVAVAATLVLTLAVVAASAFLIIFPIVLIAGLVYRLAARFGLVGRRRPAKNAAPDIIDGEYVIITDDLRERLPPHDDRR from the coding sequence ATGCAAGGCTACGACCGGTTCAGGGCTGGCGGCATCCAGTTCACGCGTTTGAAAAGGTGGCAGGTCTGGCTGGCGGTGGCCGTCGCTGCGACGCTCGTCCTTACGCTGGCTGTCGTGGCCGCGAGCGCTTTTCTCATCATCTTTCCCATCGTCCTTATCGCGGGGCTGGTCTATCGGCTCGCGGCGCGGTTCGGTCTTGTCGGCCGCCGTCGGCCGGCGAAAAATGCCGCGCCGGATATCATCGATGGCGAATACGTGATCATCACGGATGATCTGCGGGAACGGCTCCCACCCCATGACGACCGGCGCTAA
- the nadK gene encoding NAD kinase — translation MARRFSSVAFVSSDTPEALEARSSLASRYNGVPAEEADVVVALGGDGLMLQTLHRFMGTGKPIYGMNRGSVGFLMNEFSDDGLIERLEAAHRSTTHPLLMIAESMDGQRHQARAINDVHMLRQTHQIAKLRITVDGKVRLDELVADGIVVATPAGSTAYNFSANGPILPLNTPLLALTPLSAFRPRRWRGALLPDYARIAIDVLESDKRPVSAVADHTEFRSVSHVDIVMDRSVDLVMLHDPGHSLDERILSEQFGY, via the coding sequence ATGGCGCGCCGCTTTTCGTCTGTCGCCTTTGTTTCGAGTGATACGCCCGAAGCGCTGGAAGCGCGCAGCAGTCTTGCTTCGCGTTACAACGGAGTACCGGCCGAAGAGGCCGACGTGGTCGTCGCCCTTGGCGGCGACGGACTGATGTTGCAAACGCTGCATCGTTTCATGGGAACGGGCAAGCCGATCTACGGGATGAACCGAGGATCAGTTGGCTTCCTCATGAATGAATTTTCCGACGACGGCCTGATCGAGCGCTTGGAAGCGGCCCATCGCAGCACCACCCACCCGCTCCTGATGATCGCCGAGAGCATGGATGGCCAGCGCCATCAGGCCCGCGCCATCAACGACGTCCATATGCTGCGCCAGACCCACCAGATCGCCAAACTCCGGATCACTGTCGACGGAAAGGTGCGTCTCGACGAGTTGGTGGCCGACGGCATCGTCGTGGCGACGCCGGCGGGATCCACCGCCTATAATTTCTCGGCCAACGGGCCCATTCTTCCGTTGAACACGCCGCTTCTGGCGCTCACGCCATTGTCGGCCTTCCGCCCGAGGCGCTGGCGCGGCGCGCTGTTGCCGGACTATGCGCGGATCGCCATCGACGTGCTGGAAAGCGACAAGCGGCCCGTCAGCGCGGTTGCCGACCATACGGAGTTCCGTTCGGTCAGCCATGTCGACATCGTGATGGACCGCAGCGTCGATCTCGTGATGCTGCATGATCCAGGCCACAGCCTGGATGAGCGCATTCTCAGCGAGCAATTCGGTTACTGA
- a CDS encoding conserved exported hypothetical protein (Evidence 4 : Unknown function but conserved in other organisms): protein MIIRRYLVWATTATASQRAAAADVLVRAYHQSPLTDADRVDIDKALIGLASDESPIVRSALAEAFKKSASVPKPVLEAFAARGDSEAMALLADSPAVNSEQIVDCVAVGDAASRLVIAGRERLPAPVSPAIGDLVSLDGLLALLANDTAVIRPSAFQRMLDRHGHNPALQSALLGRPDLPPFMRHALMSFLCQRLVDYTVDRGWLSPARAGALQVEAGDMATMALVTEASDETLDRLVKHLIASSELTLGLLLRSLLCAEPRLLTISLATLTGTPRGDIEATLKASDRVAFDNFYRQAGLHGGLLAAFHAALDALDDLPPGMRRKNGHMSLTMVRRVIAACEDMPSNEAGPLLALLERFAEEAQATQGATDLPTPVAATSIAGAAKPAVELQALAA from the coding sequence ATGATTATTCGTCGGTATCTCGTGTGGGCCACAACGGCTACGGCTTCCCAGCGAGCGGCTGCTGCCGATGTGCTGGTGCGTGCCTACCACCAATCTCCGCTGACGGACGCGGACCGCGTCGATATCGACAAGGCCTTGATCGGGCTCGCCTCTGACGAATCCCCTATCGTACGGAGCGCGTTGGCGGAAGCCTTCAAGAAATCGGCTTCCGTTCCGAAGCCGGTCCTCGAGGCGTTTGCGGCCAGAGGCGACAGCGAGGCAATGGCCCTCCTCGCCGACAGCCCGGCCGTCAATTCTGAGCAGATTGTCGATTGCGTGGCGGTGGGCGATGCCGCGTCACGCTTGGTGATCGCCGGACGCGAGAGGTTACCCGCTCCGGTCTCGCCAGCCATTGGGGACTTGGTTTCGCTCGATGGGTTGTTGGCGCTGCTGGCCAACGACACGGCTGTGATTCGCCCGAGTGCTTTCCAGCGCATGCTGGACCGCCATGGCCATAACCCCGCCTTGCAGTCAGCCTTGCTCGGCCGGCCGGATCTGCCACCCTTCATGCGCCATGCGCTGATGTCCTTCCTCTGTCAGAGGCTGGTCGATTACACCGTCGATCGCGGCTGGCTCTCTCCCGCACGGGCGGGGGCGTTGCAGGTGGAGGCCGGTGACATGGCCACCATGGCACTCGTGACCGAAGCGAGCGACGAGACGCTGGATCGGCTGGTGAAACATCTCATTGCCAGCAGCGAATTGACTTTGGGCCTGTTGTTACGGTCGCTTCTCTGCGCGGAGCCACGGCTCCTCACCATTTCGCTGGCGACGCTGACGGGCACGCCGCGTGGCGATATCGAGGCTACGCTTAAGGCTTCCGACCGTGTGGCCTTTGACAACTTCTATCGGCAGGCGGGTCTGCACGGCGGGTTGCTGGCCGCGTTCCATGCGGCGCTCGACGCGCTCGACGACCTGCCCCCCGGGATGCGCCGCAAGAACGGGCATATGTCGCTAACGATGGTTCGGCGTGTCATCGCGGCCTGCGAGGATATGCCATCCAACGAGGCTGGACCGCTCCTCGCGCTTCTGGAGCGATTTGCCGAAGAGGCACAGGCCACGCAGGGCGCAACCGATCTGCCCACTCCAGTAGCAGCGACCTCGATCGCTGGAGCGGCCAAGCCGGCGGTTGAGCTGCAGGCTCTGGCGGCCTGA
- a CDS encoding hypothetical protein (Evidence 5 : Unknown function), which produces MGNWDMGMTRLRMLAIEAIRSWQALGAVSGIAGIGTP; this is translated from the coding sequence ATGGGCAATTGGGACATGGGCATGACCAGGCTGCGGATGCTTGCTATAGAGGCCATCCGATCCTGGCAGGCCTTGGGGGCCGTGAGCGGCATAGCGGGGATTGGGACACCATGA
- a CDS encoding Ribonuclease BN: MAVAALNGLRERGETNRPLSEETGLPARPSIWSMLWRLVDRISRDNLSLVAAGVAFYAMLAIFPALGVFVSLFGLVADPKTVEAQILTLSAFLPSEAIQILLGALHGVVEKNTSRLNTGLVIGLAIALFSARTGMSSLMTGLNIAYDRQEARGILHQQVVALALTLGGMVFGIVSILAIAAVPAVLAVLPVPDDIRTPLLLIRWPFLAAITMLGFTIIYYAAPCHRVRWTSTIIGSVMATVLWLIGSVLFSAYVTRIATYDATYGSLGAVVVLLLWLWLTALALLIGAEINTLHHDRDGDVPPTKPLASPQR; the protein is encoded by the coding sequence ATGGCGGTCGCTGCACTCAACGGGCTCAGGGAACGTGGGGAGACCAATCGCCCCCTGAGCGAAGAGACGGGGCTCCCGGCGCGTCCGTCGATCTGGTCGATGCTCTGGCGTCTCGTCGACCGCATATCGCGCGACAATCTCAGCCTCGTGGCCGCCGGTGTCGCGTTCTATGCCATGTTGGCCATATTCCCCGCCCTGGGCGTCTTCGTGTCGCTATTCGGGCTGGTGGCTGACCCGAAGACGGTGGAAGCGCAAATCCTTACCCTATCCGCATTCCTGCCATCGGAAGCGATCCAGATTCTCCTCGGTGCGCTGCATGGCGTGGTTGAGAAAAATACGTCGCGGCTCAACACCGGCCTCGTCATAGGCCTCGCGATCGCCCTGTTCAGCGCCCGCACGGGGATGAGTTCGCTGATGACCGGCCTCAATATCGCCTATGACCGGCAGGAGGCTCGGGGCATCCTGCATCAGCAGGTGGTGGCACTGGCGCTGACGCTGGGCGGGATGGTCTTCGGTATCGTATCGATCCTCGCGATTGCGGCCGTGCCGGCCGTGCTCGCCGTTCTTCCCGTCCCCGACGACATCCGCACCCCTCTTCTTCTGATCCGCTGGCCCTTTCTGGCTGCCATCACCATGCTGGGCTTCACGATCATCTACTACGCAGCGCCCTGTCACCGCGTCCGCTGGACATCCACCATCATCGGTTCCGTGATGGCGACCGTGCTGTGGCTCATCGGCTCCGTGCTCTTTTCCGCTTATGTCACGCGAATCGCCACCTATGACGCGACCTATGGTTCATTGGGGGCGGTCGTCGTGCTGCTGTTGTGGCTGTGGCTGACCGCGCTCGCGCTGTTGATCGGAGCGGAGATCAATACCCTGCATCACGATCGCGACGGCGATGTCCCGCCAACCAAACCCCTTGCCTCGCCCCAGAGGTAA
- a CDS encoding putative NAD(P)H nitroreductase (Evidence 3 : Putative function from multiple computational evidences) has translation MLDLLQTRRSVPPRLLRAPGPSPEELSILLRIASRVPDHGKLAPWRFIVFQGDARLEAGELIAATYAVDNPGADDKRLAAERDRLAIAPLVIGVVSRAAPHVKIPEWEQVLSAGAVAMNLTIAANAMGYGSAWLTEWYAYDRRVLEKLGVAADERMAGFVHIGTPVERQPDRPRPDLTDIITHFRG, from the coding sequence ATGCTCGATCTTCTCCAAACCCGTAGATCCGTTCCACCCCGCCTTCTCCGAGCCCCGGGCCCGTCGCCCGAAGAGCTGTCGATATTGCTGCGGATCGCCTCGCGGGTGCCAGATCATGGCAAACTCGCGCCCTGGCGTTTCATCGTGTTTCAGGGCGACGCCCGGCTCGAGGCGGGTGAGCTGATTGCGGCCACCTACGCTGTGGATAACCCCGGCGCGGATGACAAGCGGTTGGCAGCCGAGCGGGATCGCCTCGCCATCGCGCCGCTGGTGATCGGCGTGGTGTCGCGCGCGGCCCCCCACGTGAAAATACCCGAATGGGAGCAAGTTCTCTCGGCGGGGGCGGTTGCCATGAACCTGACGATAGCCGCCAATGCCATGGGCTATGGGTCCGCATGGCTGACGGAATGGTACGCTTATGACCGGCGCGTGCTCGAAAAGCTAGGTGTTGCAGCGGACGAGCGCATGGCCGGCTTCGTGCATATCGGAACGCCGGTTGAGCGCCAGCCGGACCGCCCACGCCCGGACCTCACGGATATCATCACGCACTTCCGTGGATGA
- a CDS encoding conserved hypothetical protein (Evidence 4 : Unknown function but conserved in other organisms): MALNDIENDSGEHAYEEREAVAVFDDEKSLNAAVDELFQVGVRQEDLSLLADSARVQSGSVTAEELEDKDNVERKAFVSSDTRVEGLAALVGVPAYVAGAGAAAIVATGGAALIPTIAVVAGSGLTGGALGLVFARAFGRRHAERIQQQIQDGGLILWVHAADPANDAKIIEILKRHSARDVHVHVVKRSWGVANVPLHDFNPDPLLRS, encoded by the coding sequence CTGTCTTCGACGACGAGAAGTCGCTCAACGCCGCAGTCGATGAGTTATTCCAGGTTGGCGTGCGGCAGGAGGACCTGAGCCTTCTCGCGGATTCCGCGCGCGTGCAAAGCGGATCGGTTACGGCCGAGGAACTCGAAGACAAAGACAACGTCGAGCGCAAGGCTTTCGTTTCTTCCGACACGCGTGTCGAAGGCCTTGCAGCACTGGTGGGGGTACCCGCCTATGTCGCCGGCGCCGGCGCGGCCGCCATTGTCGCGACCGGCGGGGCAGCCCTTATTCCAACGATCGCAGTTGTTGCCGGCAGCGGCCTGACTGGCGGCGCGCTAGGCCTTGTCTTTGCGCGCGCATTCGGCCGCCGCCATGCCGAACGCATCCAGCAGCAGATCCAGGATGGTGGATTGATCCTCTGGGTCCACGCGGCCGACCCCGCCAATGATGCCAAGATCATAGAGATCCTCAAGCGTCACAGCGCGCGTGACGTCCATGTCCATGTGGTGAAGCGCAGCTGGGGCGTGGCGAATGTGCCGCTGCACGACTTCAACCCGGATCCGCTTCTGCGGTCCTGA